The following proteins are co-located in the Apium graveolens cultivar Ventura chromosome 5, ASM990537v1, whole genome shotgun sequence genome:
- the LOC141724325 gene encoding uncharacterized protein LOC141724325 isoform X1 has translation MASSRLLLSKNILKSLVQPLCPFNSSRIITTSILNSQPHTRRRFTSSVPDYDSSAAALNLDTRVPATVITGFLGSGKTTLLNHILTAQHGKRIAVIENEFGEVDIDSSLVASHSSSNEDILMVNNGCLCCTVRGDLVKMLLELVKTRRDKFDHIVIETTGLAKPGPVIETFCTDDLVSRHVKLDGVVTLVDSKHVLKHLNEVKPRFVVNEAEEQIAYADRIIVNKTDLVTDSELEVLTKRIKHINGMAEIKLAKFGCVDMDFVLGVGGYDLDRINSLVQGDDHATHRHEAGHESHLYSTESHDGHHHHHHHDHVHDSTVSSVSIVCEGNLDLDELDDWLERLIEEKGEDLYRMKGVLSVNGSSERYVFQGVHSTLDGCPGKTWEPEEKRVNKIVFIGRHLDETALRKGFKGCLV, from the exons CTTTGTCCATTCAATTCCTCACGTATAATCACAACAAGTATTCTCAATTCACAACCTCACACTCGGAGGCGCTTTACTTCTTCTGTTCCTGATTACGATTCCAGTGCGGCTGCGTTAAACCTCGATACTCGTGTCCCTGCTACTGTCATTACCGGCTTTCTCGGTTCCGGAAAG ACTACACTGTTGAATCATATCCTCACTGCTCAACATGGAAAACGGATTGCTGTCATTGAAAATGAG TTCGGTGAGGTGGATATCGATAGTTCATTAGTTGCCAGTCATTCCTCTTCTAACGAGGACATCCTCATGGTTAATAATGGTTGTCTCTGTTGCACTGTTCGCGGGGATCTTGTTAAAATGCTTTTGGAATTGGTTAAGACCAGGAGAGACAAATTTGATCATATTGTTATAGAAACGACTG GTCTCGCAAAGCCTGGCCCGGTTATTGAAACGTTTTGTACTGATGACTTAGTTTCACGTCATGTGAAGCTTGATGGAGTTGTTACTTTGGTAGACTCTAAGCATGTACTGAAGCATTTGAATGAGGTAAAACCAAGATttgtggtaaatgaagctgaggaGCAAATTGCCTATGCTGATCGCATTATAGTGAACAAG ACAGACTTGGTAACAGATAGTGAATTGGAAGTATTGACCAAGAGAATTAAG CACATCAATGGGATGGCAGAGATAAAGCTAGCTAAGTTCGGGTGTGTTGATATGGACTTTGTTCTTGGAGTCGGTGGTTATGATCTTGACAG AATTAATTCTTTGGTTCAAGGAGATGATCATGCAACCCATCGACATGAAGCAGGTCATG AGAGCCACTTGTATTCCACAGAGAGCCACGATGgacatcatcatcatcaccacCATGATCATGTCCATGATTCTACAGTATCCAGCGTTAGTATTGTATGCGAGGGAAACCTAGACCTTGACGAG TTGGATGATTGGCTTGAGAGGCTGATTGAAGAGAAAGGAGAGGACTTGTACAGAATGAAGGGTGTCTTGTCGGTGAATGGCTCCTCGGAACGATATGTTTTTCAG GGGGTGCACTCGACTTTGGATGGCTGCCCAGGCAAAACATGGGAACCAGAAGAGAAGCGAGTAAACAAGATTGTTTTTATAGGAAGGCACTTGGATGAAACTGCTCTTAGGAAAGGATTCAAAGGTTGTTTAGTATGA
- the LOC141724326 gene encoding uncharacterized protein LOC141724326 isoform X1 encodes MVLSTTTPTAASRFPVMALPSSFKFPKGFNLRSFETDQNVKYFHEKEATQRSLRKMVSCSVSKDSGASVDKYDVPFPSDYDQLLQQAREASELALKDKIQLMEIEFPTAGLDSVPGDGEGGIEMTGSMQLIREFCDLFIKSEKVTRTRIFFPEANEVIFARGSVFEGASFKLDYLTKPSFFEDFGFTEKVKMTDRVKAEDELFVVAYPYFNVNEMLVVEELYREAVMNTDRQMIIFNGELDRIRSGYYPAFFYPKLAALTKTLFPKMETVYYIHNFKGRNGGTLFRCYPGPWKVLRRVGNKFISLHEQDSMPSLKEVALDILPSA; translated from the exons ATGGTGTTATCTACTACAACTCCAACTGCTGCTTCCAGGTTTCCAGTGATGGCACTACCCTCCTCCTTCAAATTTCCTAAG GGTTTTaacttaagaagctttgagaCAGATCAAAATGTGAAGTATTTTCATGAAAAAGAGGCAACTCAAAGGAGTTTAAGAAAGATGGTTTCATGTTCTGTTTCTAAGGATAGTGGTGCCTCAGTTGACAAATATGATGTCCCATTTCCTAGTGACTATGATCAACTTCTTCAACAA GCTAGAGAAGCAAGCGAATTGGCTTTGAAGGATAAAATACAATTGATG GAGATTGAATTTCCTACAGCTGGACTGGATTCTGTACCAG GTGACGGGGAAGGTGGTATAGAAATGACAGGAAGCATGCAATTAATTCGTGAGTTTTGTGACCTCTTCATAAAATCCGAGAAAGTTACACGCACCAGAATA TTTTTTCCAGAGGCTAATGAAGTGATTTTTGCAAGAGGCTCAGTATTCGAAGGAGCTTCTTTCAAATTAGACTATCTGACCAAGCCATCATTTTTTGAAGATTTTGGTTTCACCGAAAAAGTTAAGATGACAGATCGCGTGAAGGCAGAAGATGAGCTATTTGTAGTGGCGTATCCATATTTTAATGTCAATG AAATGCTTGTGGTGGAAGAGTTGTACAGAGAAGCTGTGATGAACACTGATCGCCAGATGATCATATTTAATGGTGAACTTGATCGTATTAGATCTGGCT ATTATCCGGCATTCTTTTATCCAAAGCTTGCAGCACTCACAAAGACGCTGTTTCCGAAGATGGAAACTGTATATTATATCCACAATTTCAAAGGCCGCAATGGTGGAACCCTTTTCAG GTGTTACCCTGGTCCTTGGAAGGTGCTCAGAAGAGTTGGTAACAAATTTATAAGCTTGCATGAACAAGACAGCATGCCGTCCTTAAAGGAAGTTGCGTTGGATATTCTTCCATCAGCTTAA
- the LOC141724326 gene encoding uncharacterized protein LOC141724326 isoform X2 has protein sequence MVLSTTTPTAASRFPVMALPSSFKFPKGFNLRSFETDQNVKYFHEKEATQRSLRKMVSCSVSKDSGASVDKYDVPFPSDYDQLLQQAREASELALKDKIQLMEIEFPTAGLDSVPGDGEGGIEMTGSMQLIREFCDLFIKSEKVTRTRIFFPEANEVIFARGSVFEGASFKLDYLTKPSFFEDFGFTEKVKMTDRVKAEDELFVVAYPYFNVNDYPAFFYPKLAALTKTLFPKMETVYYIHNFKGRNGGTLFRCYPGPWKVLRRVGNKFISLHEQDSMPSLKEVALDILPSA, from the exons ATGGTGTTATCTACTACAACTCCAACTGCTGCTTCCAGGTTTCCAGTGATGGCACTACCCTCCTCCTTCAAATTTCCTAAG GGTTTTaacttaagaagctttgagaCAGATCAAAATGTGAAGTATTTTCATGAAAAAGAGGCAACTCAAAGGAGTTTAAGAAAGATGGTTTCATGTTCTGTTTCTAAGGATAGTGGTGCCTCAGTTGACAAATATGATGTCCCATTTCCTAGTGACTATGATCAACTTCTTCAACAA GCTAGAGAAGCAAGCGAATTGGCTTTGAAGGATAAAATACAATTGATG GAGATTGAATTTCCTACAGCTGGACTGGATTCTGTACCAG GTGACGGGGAAGGTGGTATAGAAATGACAGGAAGCATGCAATTAATTCGTGAGTTTTGTGACCTCTTCATAAAATCCGAGAAAGTTACACGCACCAGAATA TTTTTTCCAGAGGCTAATGAAGTGATTTTTGCAAGAGGCTCAGTATTCGAAGGAGCTTCTTTCAAATTAGACTATCTGACCAAGCCATCATTTTTTGAAGATTTTGGTTTCACCGAAAAAGTTAAGATGACAGATCGCGTGAAGGCAGAAGATGAGCTATTTGTAGTGGCGTATCCATATTTTAATGTCAATG ATTATCCGGCATTCTTTTATCCAAAGCTTGCAGCACTCACAAAGACGCTGTTTCCGAAGATGGAAACTGTATATTATATCCACAATTTCAAAGGCCGCAATGGTGGAACCCTTTTCAG GTGTTACCCTGGTCCTTGGAAGGTGCTCAGAAGAGTTGGTAACAAATTTATAAGCTTGCATGAACAAGACAGCATGCCGTCCTTAAAGGAAGTTGCGTTGGATATTCTTCCATCAGCTTAA
- the LOC141724325 gene encoding uncharacterized protein LOC141724325 isoform X2: protein MASSRLLLSKNILKSLVQPLCPFNSSRIITTSILNSQPHTRRRFTSSVPDYDSSAAALNLDTRVPATVITGFLGSGKTTLLNHILTAQHGKRIAVIENEFGEVDIDSSLVASHSSSNEDILMVNNGCLCCTVRGDLVKMLLELVKTRRDKFDHIVIETTGLAKPGPVIETFCTDDLVSRHVKLDGVVTLVDSKHVLKHLNEVKPRFVVNEAEEQIAYADRIIVNKTDLVTDSELEVLTKRIKHINGMAEIKLAKFGCVDMDFVLGVGGYDLDRINSLVQGDDHATHRHEAESHLYSTESHDGHHHHHHHDHVHDSTVSSVSIVCEGNLDLDELDDWLERLIEEKGEDLYRMKGVLSVNGSSERYVFQGVHSTLDGCPGKTWEPEEKRVNKIVFIGRHLDETALRKGFKGCLV, encoded by the exons CTTTGTCCATTCAATTCCTCACGTATAATCACAACAAGTATTCTCAATTCACAACCTCACACTCGGAGGCGCTTTACTTCTTCTGTTCCTGATTACGATTCCAGTGCGGCTGCGTTAAACCTCGATACTCGTGTCCCTGCTACTGTCATTACCGGCTTTCTCGGTTCCGGAAAG ACTACACTGTTGAATCATATCCTCACTGCTCAACATGGAAAACGGATTGCTGTCATTGAAAATGAG TTCGGTGAGGTGGATATCGATAGTTCATTAGTTGCCAGTCATTCCTCTTCTAACGAGGACATCCTCATGGTTAATAATGGTTGTCTCTGTTGCACTGTTCGCGGGGATCTTGTTAAAATGCTTTTGGAATTGGTTAAGACCAGGAGAGACAAATTTGATCATATTGTTATAGAAACGACTG GTCTCGCAAAGCCTGGCCCGGTTATTGAAACGTTTTGTACTGATGACTTAGTTTCACGTCATGTGAAGCTTGATGGAGTTGTTACTTTGGTAGACTCTAAGCATGTACTGAAGCATTTGAATGAGGTAAAACCAAGATttgtggtaaatgaagctgaggaGCAAATTGCCTATGCTGATCGCATTATAGTGAACAAG ACAGACTTGGTAACAGATAGTGAATTGGAAGTATTGACCAAGAGAATTAAG CACATCAATGGGATGGCAGAGATAAAGCTAGCTAAGTTCGGGTGTGTTGATATGGACTTTGTTCTTGGAGTCGGTGGTTATGATCTTGACAG AATTAATTCTTTGGTTCAAGGAGATGATCATGCAACCCATCGACATGAAGCAG AGAGCCACTTGTATTCCACAGAGAGCCACGATGgacatcatcatcatcaccacCATGATCATGTCCATGATTCTACAGTATCCAGCGTTAGTATTGTATGCGAGGGAAACCTAGACCTTGACGAG TTGGATGATTGGCTTGAGAGGCTGATTGAAGAGAAAGGAGAGGACTTGTACAGAATGAAGGGTGTCTTGTCGGTGAATGGCTCCTCGGAACGATATGTTTTTCAG GGGGTGCACTCGACTTTGGATGGCTGCCCAGGCAAAACATGGGAACCAGAAGAGAAGCGAGTAAACAAGATTGTTTTTATAGGAAGGCACTTGGATGAAACTGCTCTTAGGAAAGGATTCAAAGGTTGTTTAGTATGA
- the LOC141724326 gene encoding uncharacterized protein LOC141724326 isoform X3, which translates to MVLSTTTPTAASRFPVMALPSSFKFPKGFNLRSFETDQNVKYFHEKEATQRSLRKMVSCSVSKDSGASVDKYDVPFPSDYDQLLQQAREASELALKDKIQLMEIEFPTAGLDSVPGDGEGGIEMTGSMQLIREFCDLFIKSEKVTRTRIFFPEANEVIFARGSVFEGASFKLDYLTKPSFFEDFGFTEKVKMTDRVKAEDELFVVALSGILLSKACSTHKDAVSEDGNCILYPQFQRPQWWNPFQVLPWSLEGAQKSW; encoded by the exons ATGGTGTTATCTACTACAACTCCAACTGCTGCTTCCAGGTTTCCAGTGATGGCACTACCCTCCTCCTTCAAATTTCCTAAG GGTTTTaacttaagaagctttgagaCAGATCAAAATGTGAAGTATTTTCATGAAAAAGAGGCAACTCAAAGGAGTTTAAGAAAGATGGTTTCATGTTCTGTTTCTAAGGATAGTGGTGCCTCAGTTGACAAATATGATGTCCCATTTCCTAGTGACTATGATCAACTTCTTCAACAA GCTAGAGAAGCAAGCGAATTGGCTTTGAAGGATAAAATACAATTGATG GAGATTGAATTTCCTACAGCTGGACTGGATTCTGTACCAG GTGACGGGGAAGGTGGTATAGAAATGACAGGAAGCATGCAATTAATTCGTGAGTTTTGTGACCTCTTCATAAAATCCGAGAAAGTTACACGCACCAGAATA TTTTTTCCAGAGGCTAATGAAGTGATTTTTGCAAGAGGCTCAGTATTCGAAGGAGCTTCTTTCAAATTAGACTATCTGACCAAGCCATCATTTTTTGAAGATTTTGGTTTCACCGAAAAAGTTAAGATGACAGATCGCGTGAAGGCAGAAGATGAGCTATTTGTAGTGGC ATTATCCGGCATTCTTTTATCCAAAGCTTGCAGCACTCACAAAGACGCTGTTTCCGAAGATGGAAACTGTATATTATATCCACAATTTCAAAGGCCGCAATGGTGGAACCCTTTTCAG GTGTTACCCTGGTCCTTGGAAGGTGCTCAGAAGAGTTGGTAA